Proteins encoded by one window of Tubulanus polymorphus chromosome 7, tnTubPoly1.2, whole genome shotgun sequence:
- the LOC141908477 gene encoding uncharacterized protein LOC141908477 isoform X2 gives MGRKRDPTSEKPKSGPGKKTKKQKAPVLPEHLKESVTDKTNSRRAKKRNLKKQQNQVKKPITQQSEPDTSDDEVISETEVKGFTDDNKSWLKPSSKKQQKQQLLIEDADESDEEDLMPNDEFDVDDESEDAAEDQSDKEEGEDESDAEEESENDEEKLLPIEKASRKLEKQKKKEVKEAEKELQTNIAQSEKFVLPSGQEIEKDAVQAPDLALIQQRMKDIIQVLGDFKNRREKGRPRSEYIKQLRSDLCTYYSYNEFLMEKIMDLFPAELIEFLEANEVERPLTIRTNTLKTRRRDLAQALINRGVNLDPIGKWSKVGLVVYDSQVPIGATPEYLAGHYMLQGASSFLPVMALAAQENEKVLDMAAAPGGKTSYIAALMRNTGFVFANDANTTRAKAVVANTHRLGITNTIVCHYDGRKFPKIMTGFDRVLLDAPCSGTGVISKDSAVKMNKDEKDIQRCAHIQRELLLAAIDCCDAKSKSGGYIVYSTCSVLVEENECVVDYALKKRFVKLVKTGLDFGSDGFTRFKEHHFHPSLKTTRRFYPHTHNMDGFFVAKLKKFSNKIPGQDDSKAATTDVPVETDNNEQSSPQQPDKTTTSPKKKNKNLTNGKSTKKDSGNNSEKSVDSKNKSVKDSTTSGAKSSPGVKNKKALKRKINEKTTNGKSVKKVKKK, from the exons ATGGGTCGCAAACGTGATCCAACCTCGGAGAAGCCCAAAAGTGGCCCGGGTAAAAAAACTAAGAAACAGAAAGCGCCCGTTCTGCCGGAACATCTGAAAGAATCGGTAACAGATAAAACAAATTCCAGACGAgcgaaaaaaagaaacttgAAAAAGCAACAAAATCAAGTGAAGAAACCGATAACGCAACAATCAGAACCTG ATACAAGCGATGATGAAGTGATATCAGAAACTGAAGTGAAAGGTTTTACAGATGACAATAAATCATGGTTAAAACCTTCCTCCAAAAAACAACAGAAACAGCAGCTTCTGATTGAAGATGCAGATGAGAGCGATGAGGAAGATTTAATG CccaatgatgaatttgatgtAGATGATGAGAGTGAAGATGCTGCTGAAGATCAGAGTGATAAGGAGGAGGGCGAAGATGAAAGTGATGCCGAGGAAGAAAGTGAAAATGATGAGGAAAAG TTGTTGCCAATTGAAAAAGCTTCTCGAAAACtggaaaaacaaaagaaaaaagaagtGAAAGAAGCAGAGAAAGAATTACAGACTAATATAGCTCAATCAGAGAAGTTTGTTTTACCGAGCGGACAGGAGATTGAGAAAGATG CAGTGCAAGCTCCGGATTTGGCACTGATCCAACAAAGAATGAAAGATATTATCCAAGTTTTGGGTGATTTTAAAAACAGGCGTGAAAAAGGGAG ACCACGTAGTGAATATATAAAACAGTTACGTTCTGATCTCTGCACCTACTACAGTTATAACGAATTCCTCATGGAAAAAATCATGGATCTCTTTCCTGCAGAG ttGATCGAGTTTTTGGAAGCGAATGAGGTCGAACGTCCTTTAACGATTAGAACGAATACTTTAAAAACGAGACGTCGAGATTTAGCTCAG GCTTTGATTAATCGTGGAGTAAATTTAGATCCGATTGGAAAATGGAGTAAAGTAGGATTAGTAGTGTACGATTCACAAGTTCCGATTGGAGCCACCCCTGAGTATCTCGCTGGTCACTACATGTTACAGGGTGCCTCCAGTTTTCTGCCGGTAATGGCTCTCGCCGCTCAGGAGAATGAAAAAGTGTTAGATATGGCAGCGGCACCTGGTGGCAAAACTTCTTATATCG CGGCTCTTATGAGAAACACTGGGTTTGTTTTTGCTAATGACGCGAACACAACTCGAGCTAAAGCTGTTGTAGCTAATACTCATAGATTAGGAATTACTAATACTATAGTGTGTCACTACGATGGACGCAAATTCCCAAAG ATAATGACCGGGTTTGATCGCGTTTTACTGGACGCTCCGTGCAGTGGAACCGGTGTTATATCTAAAGATTCGGCAgttaaaatgaataaagatgaGAAGGATATTCAGAGATGTGCTCATATACAGAGAGAACTGTTACTGGCTGCTATCGATTGTTGTGACGCTAAATCTAAATCAGGAGGATATATCGTCTATTCAACATGTTCAGTTCTA GTTGAAGAGAATGAGTGTGTTGTTGATTATGCTTTAAAGAAACGTTTTGTGAAATTAGTGAAAACTGGTTTAGATTTCGGTTCAGATGGATTCACCAG atttaaaGAGCATCATTTCCACCCGAGTTTAAAAACAACTCGTCGATTTTATCCACACACTCACAACATGGACGGTTTCTTTGTGGCTAAACTGAAAAAATTCTCCAACAAAATTCCCGGACAAG ATGATTCGAAGGCAGCGACGACAGACGTGCCGGTTGAGACCGACAACAATGAGCAATCGTCACCACAGCAACCAGATAAAACAACTACTTCAcccaaaaagaagaataaaAATTTGACTAATGGAAAATCTACGAAAAAAGACTCTGGAaataattcagaaaaatcggTCGATTCTAAAAATAAATCGGTTAAAGATTCTACGACTAGCGGCGCTAAATCTTCCCCTggtgttaaaaataaaaaagccCTCAAACGTAAAATTAACGAAAAAACGACGAATGGAAAATCAgtgaaaaaagtgaaaaagaaataa
- the LOC141908477 gene encoding uncharacterized protein LOC141908477 isoform X1, which produces MGRKRDPTSEKPKSGPGKKTKKQKAPVLPEHLKESVTDKTNSRRAKKRNLKKQQNQVKKPITQQSEPDTSDDEVISETEVKGFTDDNKSWLKPSSKKQQKQQLLIEDADESDEEDLMPNDEFDVDDESEDAAEDQSDKEEGEDESDAEEESENDEEKLLPIEKASRKLEKQKKKEVKEAEKELQTNIAQSEKFVLPSGQEIEKDAVQAPDLALIQQRMKDIIQVLGDFKNRREKGRPRSEYIKQLRSDLCTYYSYNEFLMEKIMDLFPAELIEFLEANEVERPLTIRTNTLKTRRRDLAQALINRGVNLDPIGKWSKVGLVVYDSQVPIGATPEYLAGHYMLQGASSFLPVMALAAQENEKVLDMAAAPGGKTSYIAALMRNTGFVFANDANTTRAKAVVANTHRLGITNTIVCHYDGRKFPKIMTGFDRVLLDAPCSGTGVISKDSAVKMNKDEKDIQRCAHIQRELLLAAIDCCDAKSKSGGYIVYSTCSVLVEENECVVDYALKKRFVKLVKTGLDFGSDGFTRFKEHHFHPSLKTTRRFYPHTHNMDGFFVAKLKKFSNKIPGQADDSKAATTDVPVETDNNEQSSPQQPDKTTTSPKKKNKNLTNGKSTKKDSGNNSEKSVDSKNKSVKDSTTSGAKSSPGVKNKKALKRKINEKTTNGKSVKKVKKK; this is translated from the exons ATGGGTCGCAAACGTGATCCAACCTCGGAGAAGCCCAAAAGTGGCCCGGGTAAAAAAACTAAGAAACAGAAAGCGCCCGTTCTGCCGGAACATCTGAAAGAATCGGTAACAGATAAAACAAATTCCAGACGAgcgaaaaaaagaaacttgAAAAAGCAACAAAATCAAGTGAAGAAACCGATAACGCAACAATCAGAACCTG ATACAAGCGATGATGAAGTGATATCAGAAACTGAAGTGAAAGGTTTTACAGATGACAATAAATCATGGTTAAAACCTTCCTCCAAAAAACAACAGAAACAGCAGCTTCTGATTGAAGATGCAGATGAGAGCGATGAGGAAGATTTAATG CccaatgatgaatttgatgtAGATGATGAGAGTGAAGATGCTGCTGAAGATCAGAGTGATAAGGAGGAGGGCGAAGATGAAAGTGATGCCGAGGAAGAAAGTGAAAATGATGAGGAAAAG TTGTTGCCAATTGAAAAAGCTTCTCGAAAACtggaaaaacaaaagaaaaaagaagtGAAAGAAGCAGAGAAAGAATTACAGACTAATATAGCTCAATCAGAGAAGTTTGTTTTACCGAGCGGACAGGAGATTGAGAAAGATG CAGTGCAAGCTCCGGATTTGGCACTGATCCAACAAAGAATGAAAGATATTATCCAAGTTTTGGGTGATTTTAAAAACAGGCGTGAAAAAGGGAG ACCACGTAGTGAATATATAAAACAGTTACGTTCTGATCTCTGCACCTACTACAGTTATAACGAATTCCTCATGGAAAAAATCATGGATCTCTTTCCTGCAGAG ttGATCGAGTTTTTGGAAGCGAATGAGGTCGAACGTCCTTTAACGATTAGAACGAATACTTTAAAAACGAGACGTCGAGATTTAGCTCAG GCTTTGATTAATCGTGGAGTAAATTTAGATCCGATTGGAAAATGGAGTAAAGTAGGATTAGTAGTGTACGATTCACAAGTTCCGATTGGAGCCACCCCTGAGTATCTCGCTGGTCACTACATGTTACAGGGTGCCTCCAGTTTTCTGCCGGTAATGGCTCTCGCCGCTCAGGAGAATGAAAAAGTGTTAGATATGGCAGCGGCACCTGGTGGCAAAACTTCTTATATCG CGGCTCTTATGAGAAACACTGGGTTTGTTTTTGCTAATGACGCGAACACAACTCGAGCTAAAGCTGTTGTAGCTAATACTCATAGATTAGGAATTACTAATACTATAGTGTGTCACTACGATGGACGCAAATTCCCAAAG ATAATGACCGGGTTTGATCGCGTTTTACTGGACGCTCCGTGCAGTGGAACCGGTGTTATATCTAAAGATTCGGCAgttaaaatgaataaagatgaGAAGGATATTCAGAGATGTGCTCATATACAGAGAGAACTGTTACTGGCTGCTATCGATTGTTGTGACGCTAAATCTAAATCAGGAGGATATATCGTCTATTCAACATGTTCAGTTCTA GTTGAAGAGAATGAGTGTGTTGTTGATTATGCTTTAAAGAAACGTTTTGTGAAATTAGTGAAAACTGGTTTAGATTTCGGTTCAGATGGATTCACCAG atttaaaGAGCATCATTTCCACCCGAGTTTAAAAACAACTCGTCGATTTTATCCACACACTCACAACATGGACGGTTTCTTTGTGGCTAAACTGAAAAAATTCTCCAACAAAATTCCCGGACAAG CAGATGATTCGAAGGCAGCGACGACAGACGTGCCGGTTGAGACCGACAACAATGAGCAATCGTCACCACAGCAACCAGATAAAACAACTACTTCAcccaaaaagaagaataaaAATTTGACTAATGGAAAATCTACGAAAAAAGACTCTGGAaataattcagaaaaatcggTCGATTCTAAAAATAAATCGGTTAAAGATTCTACGACTAGCGGCGCTAAATCTTCCCCTggtgttaaaaataaaaaagccCTCAAACGTAAAATTAACGAAAAAACGACGAATGGAAAATCAgtgaaaaaagtgaaaaagaaataa
- the LOC141908483 gene encoding cdc42 homolog, translating into MQTIKCVVVGDGAVGKTCLLISYTTNKFPSEYVPTVFDNYAVTVMIGGEPYTLGLFDTAGQEDYDRLRPLSYPQTDVFLVCFSVVSPSSFENVKEKWVPEITHHCQKTPFLLVGTQVDLRDDAAVIERLAKNKQKPITLEQGEKLARELKAVKYVECSALTQKGLKNVFDEAILAALEPPEPTKKKRCQVL; encoded by the exons ATGCAGACAATAAAGTGTGTTGTAGTTGGTGATGGAGCTGTTGGTAAAACATGTCTACTCATCTCATATACAACAAATAAATTCCCTTCTGAATATGTTCCAACG gTATTTGATAACTATGCTGTAACAGTAATGATAGGAGGTGAGCCGTATACACTAGGATTATTCGATACAGCAGGTCAGGAGGATTACGATAGATTACGACCGTTAAGTTATCCACAGACCGATGTCTTCCTTGTTTGTTTCTCAGTTGTTTCACCTTCATCATTCGAAAACGTCAAAGAAAAG TGGGTTCCAGAAATCACACATCACTGTCAGAAAACGCCGTTTCTACTAGTTGGAACTCAGGTTGATTTAAGAGATGACGCGGCTGTTATAGAACGGCTCGCTAAAAATAAACAGAAACCAATTACACTAGAACAAGGTGAAAAACTGGCACGAGAACTTAAAGCTGTTAAATATGTCGAATGTTCAGCTCTTACACAG AAAGGACTAAAGAATGTATTTGATGAAGCGATTCTAGCAGCTCTCGAACCTCCCGAGCCGACCAAGAAAAAACGCTGTCAAGtattataa